The following coding sequences lie in one Zonotrichia leucophrys gambelii isolate GWCS_2022_RI chromosome 4A, RI_Zleu_2.0, whole genome shotgun sequence genomic window:
- the SLC7A3 gene encoding cationic amino acid transporter 3, protein MLREKMTVFGKKLIRRRMVDLSSDDTHFARCLSTLDLVSLGVGSTLGAGVYVLAGEVAKEMAGPSIVLSFLVAAFSSVLAGLCYAEFGARVPKAGSAYLYSYVTVGEIWAFIAGWNLILSYVIGTASVARAWSATFDNIIGNHISTFFVTNIPMHMPGVLAKHPDFFALILILLLTVLLSFGVSESALVNKIFTAVNLLVLGFVIIAGFIKGDIKNWQLSEESHGNLSLPDTPDDKKNAFGSGGFFPFGLEGMLTGAATCFYAFVGFDCIATTGEEARNPQRSIPIGIIVSLLICFVAYFGVSASLTLMVPYFLLNKSSPLPEAFKAVGWEPARYAVAVGSLCALSTSLLGSMFPMPRVIHAMAEDGLLFKFLSRIHSGRKTPLIATFVSGFFAAVFALFLDLKDLVDLMSIGTLLAYSLVAVCVLILRYQPRQPNSPKAVEMLELNGNEEERVIMNPAITAASAQHKETVSLATLFNPPGDTPTVLSGRIVYVCVAVIAALITVICVVLTLNMDALKDANVGSVVLLVLLLMALLIFTIIIWRQPQNNARLNFKVPLLPLVPILSTFINILLMVQLKKDTWARFAVCMVVGFVIYFAYGIWNSVEGKNAETACATAEKPLHHPEQDLSPGAAAV, encoded by the exons AtgttgagggaaaaaatgacCGTTTTTGGCAAGAAGCTGATCCGCCGGCGCATGGTGGACCTGAGCTCCGATGACACCCATTTTGCTCGCTGCCTCTCCACACTGGACCTCGTATCCCTGGGGGTGGGCAGCACACTAGGGGCTGGTGTGTATGTGCTGGCCGGGGAGGTGGCCAAGGAGATGGCTGGTCCCTCCATCGTCCTCTCCTTCCTGGTGGCTGCTTTCTCATCGGTACTGGCTGGACTCTGCTATGCAGAGTTTGGGGCCCGTGTCCCCAAGGCCGGCTCTGCGTATCTCTACAGCTACGTTACTGTTGGCGAGATCTGGGCTTTTATAGCCGGGTGGAACCTCATTCTCTCCTATGTGATAG GTACGGCCAGTGTGGCTCGAGCCTGGAGTGCAACATTTGACAACATCATCGGCAACCACATCTCCACCTTCTTTGTCACCAACATCCCAATGCACATGCCAGGAGTGCTGGCTAAGCATCCGGACTTCTTTGCTTTGATCCTGATTTTGCTGCTTACTG TACTGCTGTCTTTTGGTGTCAGCGAATCTGCCCTCGTGAACAAAATCTTCACGGCAGTGAACCTGTTGGTGCTGGGCTTTGTCATCATTGCTGGCTTCATCAAGGGAGACATCAAGAACTGGCAGCTTTCAGAGGAGAGCCATGGCAATTTGTCACTGCCAGACACACCGGATGACAA gaaaaatgcttttggcTCTggtgggtttttcccctttggacTGGAAGGGATGCTGACCGGCGCTGCCACCTGTTTCTATGCCTTCGTGGGCTTTGACTGCATTGCCACCACAG GGGAGGAAGCCAGGAACCCACAGCGCTCGATTCCCATTGGCATCATTGTGTCCCTCCTCATCTGCTTTGTGGCTTATTTCGGGGTCTCTGCGTCCCTGACTCTCATGGTGCCCTACTTCCTCCTGAACAAGAGCAGCCCTCTGCCTGAGGCTTTCAAGGCGGTTGGTTGGGAGCCCGCCCGCTACGCTGTCGCCGTTGGCTCGCTCTGTGCCCTCTCCACCAG CTTGCTGGGCTCCATGTTTCCCATGCCCCGAGTGATCCATGCCATGGCAGAGGATGGGCTGCTCTTCAAGTTCCTCTCCCGGATCCACAGTGGCAGAAAGACCCCTCTGATCGCCACCTTTGTCTCGGGGTTCTTCGCAG CGGTGTTTGCCCTCTTTCTGGACCTGAAGGACCTGGTGGACCTCATGTCGATCGGCACGCTGCTGGCCTACTCCCTGGTGGCGGTGTGCGTGCTCATCCTCCG GTACCAGCCCAGACAACCGAACTCCCCAAAGGCCGTGGAAATGCTGGAGCTGAATGGGAATGAGGAGGAGAGAGTGATCATGAACCCAGCCATcactgctgccagtgcccagcacaaAGAGACCGTGTCCCTGGCGACACTCTTCAacccacctggggacaccccaactGTGCTCTCGGGGCGCATTGTCTATGTCTGTGTCGCAGTCATTG CTGCACTGATCACAGTCATCTGCGTGGTCCTGACCCTCAATATGGATGCGCTGAAGGATGCCAATGTGGGCTCTGTTGTGCTTCTGGTGCTGCTCCTCATGGCTCTGCTCATTTTCACCATCATCATTTGGAGGCAGCCGCAGAACAATGCACGATTAAACTTCAAA GTACCTTTGCTGCCACTGGTGCCAATCCTCAGCACCTTCATTAACATCCTGCTGATGGTCCAGCTGAAGAAGGACACCTGGGCGCGGTTTGCCGTCTGCATGGTTGTGG GTTTCGTGATTTACTTCGCCTATGGGATTTGGAACAGCGTGGaagggaaaaatgcagaaacagcTTGTGCCACAGCAGAAAAACCTCTGCACCATCCTGAACAGGacctcagccctggggctgctgcggTCTGA